A single genomic interval of Eleutherodactylus coqui strain aEleCoq1 chromosome 3, aEleCoq1.hap1, whole genome shotgun sequence harbors:
- the SPATA1 gene encoding spermatogenesis-associated protein 1 encodes MDSNQVRTAMTQTRPSTSGLIELHVYLVPEDLWNPKLNKVPLDVICRFISLGFIRVPPDIKLRTLRESLAEYLEEDTVTDKFVFLKCVGSSLAVVKSRQEYELKLKSFAPPYASEPELYLLPRGSNGGSIYGSAVTPDQHQFQVESPASEQSEVPADALIQERTPVQPTNENNTTVAQPVQHGSRSYIWHKKRQDIVPVTSQMQYQVQIESSRILPLVNGNPFNFPSEGSKVISSEDTKKLSGRNPTGDSGIEDSLLGVETEFPQRKRQEKLAKENPSTRKSRDKNNQFGDPYFRHLAGPAHYLPPPSPPLLPDFPTVESPKAELPPHNETVLERLNVVKAERIQLEKSREELIKRIKSVLEQHKLRRQQARDSWKKKYFETKKVTSALEERLSKQKSEVDAYYQRLLTQLAARDSRKRAKHPTLAANSKNSLIITITTKQQELDQLKRRVDNARIKLVIEIKMRKQASSDLNVLKAEFAQKKAQAELSSPRPLYAV; translated from the exons ATGGACAGCAATCAAGTTCGAACTGCAATGACTCAAACAAGGCCATCGACATCCGGG CTGATAGAACTACACGTCTATCTTGTGCCAGAAGATCTATGGAACCCCAAATTGAATAAAGTGCCCCTCGATGTGATCTGCAGATTTATTTCACTCGGATTCATCAG GGTGCCGCCTGACATAAAGCTGCGGACACTAAGAGAAAGCCTTGCTGAATACCTGGAAGAAGATACAGTCACAGACAAGTTTGTGTTCTTGAAGTGTGTTGGGAGCAGTCTGGCAGTG GTAAAGTCAAGGCAAGAGTATGAATTAAAGCTAAAGTCATTTGCTCCACCTTAT GCATCCGAACCAGAATTGTATCTGCTTCCCAGGGGCAGTAATGGAGGAAGTATCTACGGATCCGCAGTCACACCAGATCAGCATCAGTTTCAGGTCGAGAGTCCAGCCTCTGAGCAGTCTGAAGTACCAGCCGATGCTCTGATTCAGGAAAGGACCCCTGTTCAACCCACCAATGAGAACAATACAACCGTCGCCCAACCAGTCCAGCATGGAAGCAGAAGCTACATATGGCATAAGAAGAGACAAGATATAGTGCCAGTTACAAGCCAGATGCAATATCAGGTTCAGATTGAGAGCAGCAGGATCTTACCTCTGGTGAACG GAAACCCCTTCAATTTCCCCAGCGAAGGGTCAAAAGTCATCAGTTCTGAGGATACCAAGAAGTTGTCAGGAAGGAACCCGACTGGTGACTCTGGGATCGAAGATTCTCTCCTGGGTGTAGAGACTGAATTTCCTCAACGGAAACG ACAAGAAAAACTTGCTAAAGAAAATCCCTCAACCAGGAAGTCAAGGGATAAGAACAATCAG TTTGGTGATCCTTATTTTAGACATCTAGCGGGGCCGGCGCACTACCTGCCTCCCCCGTCTCCACCGCTGCTACCAGATTTCCCAACTGTTGAATCTCCAAAAGCCGAGCTTCCTCCACACA ATGAAACCGTTCTGGAACGGTTGAATGTTGTAAAAGCGGAACGGATCCAGCTGGAGAAATCCCGCGAAGAGTTAATAAAGCGGATAAAATCCGTGCTGGAGCAGCACAAACTCAGACGCCAGCAAG CCAGAGATTCTTGGAAAAAGAAGTATTTTGAAACAAAGAAAGTGACGTCGGCGTTAGAAGAGAGACTGAGCAAGCAGAAAAGTGAGGTGGACGCTTATTACCAGCGGCTTCTGACGCAGCTGGCCGCTCGAGACAGCAGAAAGCGAGCCAAGCATCCAACACTGGCCGCCAACTCAAAG AATTCTTTAATAATAACAATCACCACAAAACAGCAGGAACTGGACCAGCTGAAGCGCAGGGTGGACAACGCCAGGATCAAGCTGGTCATCGAAATCAAG ATGCGTAAACAGGCGTCGTCCGATCTGAACGTGCTGAAGGCTGAATTCGCTCAGAAGAAAGCACAGGCGGAGCTGTCCAGTCCACGACCGTTGTACGCTGTATGA